GCAGTGGCCTGGGGGCAGCGCGGGCGCAGGCAGAGCAGGCAGAACAGACAGCACCCGGCTCCCACTGCGGCTCAGCCAGGGAACAGAGGGCAGGTTGCTCATCTGTCATTTGGGGACAAAAATAGTGCCTCATGGGGTGGCCAGGGGACCCATGAGATGAAACTGCACATGCGGTGCTTGGCATAGGGCCTGGCACAATCAAAACATGGGTCACTAATTGTATTCTTTGCAGAGGCAACTTGATTGAGTAGATATGTGCTCTGGTATCCACAGACTAGGGATGGGGTCTATCACCAACTCCTTCCTGTGTGATCTTGGGGAAGTCACCTAACTTCTCTGAGGCTCACTATTCTGATTTGGAAAATGGAGCCAACAGCTTCTTACCAGGCGGTTGTGAATATTCACAGGAGATAGCCCTCTACCTGTCTCTGGAGACTCCCACATGGGAGATGAAACAATAACTGGTCGTACTGACATTAGCCCAATGCCTCTATCTGGAGGCCCCGGGGAGAGCTGGACTGTGTCAAATGTCCCCTGGCATGCCGGTATCCTTGCCCTGCCCCCCTGCCCCTTGGTAGCCCCCACCTGGATCTCCATGGATACTCACCCGGGAGTGTTCACCCAGATGATGTCCAGGTGGCAGAAGTAGACGCACTCCTTGTCAAGCCAGGAGCTGCAGGAGCAGCGGCGGAACCGCAGGTGGGCGCCTTGGGCATGGGGCGAGAGCGCGGGCTGCTCCTGAGTGGCAGCAGCCTGGCCCTTCCCTGAACgcacaggagggagagagaggcggAGAGGTGGTCAGGGCGCTGGCACGGCTTGGGATAGGGGGACCCGCCAGGCTCCTCCTCTTGCACAATTGAGGAAGTTGGCACTCTGACTGCTCGGGAGCTCCTGGCCAGCCCGGGGAAGCCCCAGCAGCTGCCCCACGCCTGCAGCGCTCTGCACCTGCAGAGCACCCCACCACAGCTCCCGCCTGCATGCCCCCCGTTGGCCTGGGGGTACAGCAGCTCTGGGAGAGACGCGGACGGGCAGGCCCAGGGCTGCAGCAGCAGGCGAGGCCAGGGAGGCTCACCTTCGTGCAGGGCCACAAGCAGGGCTAGAGCAACGGAGCACCAGGTGGTGGGCACAGAGGCCATAGCAGCGGTACAGTGCACAGGCTGGGCTGCACCGGAGCGGGAACGTCTGTTGCCAGAGTCCTGCTGCTAAGCCGAGCTGGTAGCTCATTGCCTTGGTGCCCTGGTTGCCTCTTATAATACCAGGCACAGCGCCCCGCCCCTGCTGTCCAGCCCCGCCTCACCTTGGGCTGAGAGCCAGGGACGCGCCTCCTCCCCCGGGTGCCTGGCCCGCCCTAGCCTCAGTGGcgtggggggagggaggtggaaggTTCTGCTCCCGTAGCACCTCTGGGCCTAGGGCTCTCCTGCAGCCCCCAAGGGCCCCTTCAGTCCTACTGGGCCTCCTCAAGTCACCCTCAAAGTGACCCACgctccttccccaccctcctgTGGGCCTCCACAGCCCTTGCCCTGAGCTCAGAGTTTGGGGGGGGGACAGTTCTGTGAGCAGAGGAGACACTGCATCTTTCCCGCCGTCCACTGCCAACCAGGATGAGGATGCCCTTCTCCTGTGTGGGATGTGAAAGGCCCAGTCAAGGCCAAGTGGCCTTGGGCGAGTCAGAGCCCCCCTCTGGGGCTGCTTCCATCAGTGAAGGACACAGCTTACCCCTGACCTCTGACCAGCTTGAGGCTGCCTCATCCCCACCTCACCCAGGAAGTGCCCCTGCCCCCTACGCCCCCAATTCCTCAGTGCCTCCAGCAGAAGCTCTTCAGCCACGCAGCTGTGGCCATGGATATTCCTCCAGTGTCTCAGCTTCCTTATTTGCAAAATAGGGGGTTTCTTAACCTGTTTGCCTTAGAGTCTCCCTTGAGACAAAGAAGGTGACTCCAGGGTCCTTTCTAGGACCATGTCCCTGTGGGCGCACACACAAGCGTGCTGAGTGCTGTCCCTTCTTGGACATTACTGGATGCTAAGCTCACCTCGGGGACTACTTTATGcaaaagaaaagtgtgtgtgggggagacaaggcaggggagggggctccCTGGGGATTGGCATTCTGCTCCCCATCTCTCTGCTGGCCCAGACCTTCACTGGAGACAGGAGTAGGGGTGTGTAGGTGCCAAGCTGAGCACCTTGAGGAACCAAGCAGCGCAGGGAACTGGCAGTCACCCTGTGCCTGCCCAGACCTGGCTCCGAGTCCACCTCCCACGCGTCTTCTTAGGGACCCTGTCTCCAGGCAAACGGGAAAGGCCCTTCTCACTCTTTGGAATGTCCAGAGCCTGCCTGACGCACGGCATTGAGCCTGTCTCCCCAGCACTCCTGGAGGTCCAGAAACCCAGGGAAGGCCGGGCCTATGGCTTGCCCTGGACACAGTCGGAGCCCTGTGAGTGCTCTCTGAGGGAGGCGGATGAGTGCAGACaggcctggctttgaactgtggGACCCTGGCCATTCCGTAGTTTTGCCCTGTGTGTTTAGTCCCTGCATTAGACACTCATGAAGGAGAAAAGAGGTGACCACAGGAACTGGCAGTTTTGCTGTGAGACCCTATTAAAGCTGGACAGAATCAATGGAGGCCGATGCCATCTACCAGGGTCTTCCTTCCCCCAGactggggccaggcacagtgcgAATCAGAAGCGTCATTTCTTGAGCACTTGCTATGTGCTCAGAGCACTCTGGACTCCTCACTGCCCCCCAGGAGGCAGCTGTTATCATCCGGTGTCAGCTCCATGACTGTCCACAAGGAGGCTCTCAGAGGATCAGGGCCACCTCTGCCACACAGCCAGCACAGGGCAGAGCTGGCATTGGGACCCTGATGTTGGTCTCTCAAACAAACCACAAGTGACTCCCTGCTCGGGGGAGCTCACGGGCCCTCCCTCACACTGTGCCTCTCTTAAGAATTTTGGAGAATATCTCTGGAATGAGGGAGCAATACTCCCAGTCCTTTCTATGTGCCTCGGGGGAGAATATGAACAGGGACTtcggcaggggtgggggggagggggcggagaGAATGCAAACTACTGAGCCGTGAAGAGAAGAAAGCAGCCAAAGCAGGTCAGCGGGGAGAAGGAGGGGGTCAGGGCAGGGAGGAAAACAAACAGGGAGGCAGATAAAGACAGGTAGGGGGAACGCAGAACCAGGAAACCAGCACGGAGAGAAAGGAACAGCTGGGATTGGAGAAAGTACAGGAGGAAGACGGTAGGGAGTGAGAGGTGCAGCTCGAACTGGCTAATCTTTACACAAATGCAAAACGCCTGCCCAGGACAATAGGGAGCCAGAGTCTGGGAAACataataaaagcattaaatgGACCCAGGGACAGGATCCTTCctggctgagaaaggaggatgagGACAGGGCAGGGGCCGCTGCTGGGGCCTCTAGGGTCAGCGCAGGGAGCTGCGCGCTGAGCCCAGCTCCGGTTTCCCTCCTTCCGTGCCCTGGGCTCCAGCTGGGCACCCAGAGCTCCTGTGAAATGGAGAGGCCTGGCCAGGGAACCTGAGTGGGCCAGGTCCTAGGGGAGGAAGACATTCCGGGAACAGTGCTACCCCACCGGCCAGAGTTGGTTTCCAGGTAGAGAAAATTAAGCTGAGTTCAAAATAGCCAACACCAGGCCCCTGGACCGCTCACCTGGGCCCTGGCCATCACCTTGGCCTCTCCCGGGTCATGGGCAATGACACCTTTACCCCTGCGCAGTAACTGCTCTGGTGACCTTGACGCTGGTCCTTCTAAGGGGCCTGGCTGCATGTTCCTGCCCTTGGGGGCTGATCTGTCggcatgccccccccccccacctcctctGGTGCCCACCAGCTGCCCTGACACCACCATGTTGCCCCTCCCAACCCAACCTGGTTTTGCTGTCTGCCTGGGTCTCTAAAGGCTGCCCGGAGAGGGCTGGGATTCACCAAAGTTCACCCTGTCAGAATTTAGATGGAACTGTTTTCcacacaaaatgttttttttccccatgtaccCCACCCCAGCTGGAGAGGGAGAGACTCAGTGGGAGGAAGGCTGGCAGCAGAGGACAGTGGAGGCATCTGTATTTTGGGTGAGACTCAACACTAGGAATTGCCCTGTAGAAATCCCCTCCAGCCTTCACTCCCGTCTTGTAGATGAGATAACTGGGTCCAATGAGATAACTTAAACCACTTGTTTAAGACAGAAATGGGGCTGGGCATGTTCTCTTGGATCCTAATCTAGCCCTACTCTTTCCATATACTCCCGAGGTTCTCCCAGGATGCAGCTGTGCCTGGGGTCCTGGGTCCTTTTGGGCCCAGGGCTCTGACACCCTCACCCCAGTTGAACCCCACTGACAGAAAGACCAGGGCACTAGGATGAGCCTGGGCTGTCTCCCTGTGTACCCCAAAGCTCCATTTATAATCCCTGCGTGGGGTGCATATGGCACCATTGAGTAGCTGGCCAGCAGCCATGGACCCTTGTTGGATGGAGGACACACAGACTGAGGGTCAAGCGTACCAACAATATTGtgccacagttaaaaaaaaaggggggggtgggggtgggggtatcCACCAGGTAAGGCCCTGGCCCAGGGGGCTTTGTCCAGGGCTCTGCTACTCACACTGTGTGGCCATGTACCAGTCCTATCCCTTCCCATCAATGGTGAGAGATGCTGTCAACCCTGATTGCCTGTGACATTCAGAATCCAGGGACATGAATTTGGAGCTACCCAAAGGGATGCATGGCTCATGGCTACATGGCTCTTGTTTCCAGCTTGGGGCCTTCCCCTCTCTTGCCTCTGGAAAACCAGTTACCCCATTGCTACCTGGCCCTACCAGGTTTCAGAAATTTCTGTTTGTAACCCTGGCAGAAGGGACACAGTGTTTTGCTGCAGGTACACATCATGCAAGCAGCTTAGCAGAGTAAGCAAAGaggagctgagcaggggcccGTGTCAGGATCTAGGGTTATGGGAGACTGGGAGGGTTTTGGCTGTGGAGCAAGCCTAGGCTGGGGGCTCTGGGGTGAGCCTGAGCTGGGGTTTGGGGACTTCAGATATTCCTATCACTACTTGTCCCCAAGACTGGGGACTGGTTGGGCTGTGCTACTGGGTCTTGGGCCACTGAGTCTCAGGGCCTGCTTATGGTGGGTGGTCTGGGCCTTGTGCTATTGGCCACAGCTCGCCCTGAACCAGCAGGGCCACCACCACCCACACCATTGTCCTCATGCTGGGTTTCAACGAGGGCAACCTCAGCCCTGTGGGCCTGGCTCCTTTCTTGAGGATACCCCTTTTGcttccttctccctccatctCAGCCCATTTGGAAAGATTTATATCTCCCACATAAACtgtacttttaaagaaatattcatgTGCCTTGTTTGTTATTAATCCAAGAATCATCAGAACAGGGTCATCGAGGCCCATGGAACTGGTGGAATTTCACTAAAAGCAGACTTTGTTCAGTCAAAGCACCCTGGTCAGGTGACCATGTGAGTCCTGCCGGGCCGTTTGAAATAAGAAGACCAACTCAGGAACTCAGCTCTTAGGATGGAAATCTCTGTACTCCAATTTTTTTGTTCCCTTTGAGTAGTCAGGGCCTGATTCCCTATTTAACCTTTTGGGGGATAAAGCAAGCAGtgtgtatttattgagcacttaataTATCCCAAGCCCCGTACTAAGTGATTTACATGAATTATGTCCATTAACTGTCACAAAATATCCACAGGGCAGGTATTGTAATTTGTCCCTATTTTATAAgtgaggaaaactgaggctcagagagggtaagTGACTTGCCCAATGTCAGACAGCTTGGGTGTGGCAAAGCCAGGATTAGAAGGCAGGTCTATGTAACTGCAAGGTCCCAGCCTGAATTCTGTGTGTCCCCATTGTGCTTTCTTGACTCCTTGGCCTTTGGGAGCCCTCCATAGTACCTCCCCTCCAAGGGCTCCTCTTGGCTTGTACCAGGCAGAGAGTTCTGTGCAGGCTTGCAAAGTGGGGGGCCCAGGAGTAGAGGCAGGCCTCTCACCTGTGTCCCCAAACACAAAACACAGCATGGAACTCAAGAGGCCAGTGGCTGAGGCCTGTCTGGCATGACCAGTCCATTCTTATTTCATTTGATCTCAAAAGCAAACCTGGGAGGCAGGCTGAGCCCATGATTCTCACCACAGATGAGTCCCCAAAGAAAGGACTTATTCAGTCACACAGTGAACAAGAGGCAGGGCTAGGCTTTCCCCCATACTCATCCGCTGACGCTGGCTTACACCCCATCTACCCCATCGTCCTCCCGCCCATCCACTACCACCCctcatccatccatctctccatcctTGCATCCTTCCTTCCATCAAacctcctccatccacccatTGTCTAACCTTTTCTCCATCCTTCCACCCATACATCCACCCAACcagcctcccttccctccaccctccTTCAGTAGAAATGAGATAGGAGAGGTTAGAAGGGCCAAAGCTAGAAAGGCAGGTAACACTCTCCCTGAAGccagttttgttattttctagGGAGAGCATCACCTCTCATGACGATGAGCTCATGGACACATGGCTTCCTCTGGAATTCCCAGTCCAGGGCCTAGCGGAGTCAAAGACTGGGGTGAAATGGAGTGTAACAGCATGGCTTTCTATCACCAGACAAGGCCCCTGTTCTTTGCACAGATACCCCTTCTAATGAGGGGTTGGGTGTCTAGGCCTCTTTTTCTGTCtgaaatcatctttaaaaatgctCTAacaggactgggattgtggctcagtggtagagtgcttgcctaacacgtgcgaggccctgggttcgatcctcagcaccacatacaaataaataaatacaataaagataaatatttttaaaagatgctctAACAATGAAGACTTGAGATAACTCTTAGGAAAAGATCAGACAGCCACCTACAAATGCAAGGGCCCTTGGCCCTATactcagatgaggaaactgaggtctagGAAAAAGAATAGTTGCCAGAGGTCTCCCTGCTAGGCCTGGATCCTAAAAAAACAGGGTGTCTGCACTCTTCTCTCTAAGGCctggtctcctgcttggaggggttGGAGCCCCAACCTTCGCCTCCATcccaccaacaccaccaccagCCAAGACATGCAGCTGGTATTTTTCAGAGCCACACCCACTCTGTTGCCTAGAACCCATGTTTTCCAAGGCGCACCCAGGGCCCCACCAGGAGGCCGCCTTTCCCCTCTGGGAAGGGGTGAGCCACCAGGAGGCTGGGCCACGCAGAAGTACAGTACTTCATTCTAGAATTCAGTGTCAGCTAAAAATAAGTGCCTGGTGCCTGTACCTTCAGGATAACTTGGTGCCCAGAAGGCAGGCAAAGCTGGGCTTCCCACTGTGATTTCAGGCCGACATTCCTGGGAAAAGGTGTGCCTGGGATACCTCCTTGCCTGAAGGCCTTGGCCTTCCCGCCCAGGTACTGGGAATCCTGAGCTATGAGTGACCCAGGAGGGGCACAGCCCGGCTCTGGCAGGCAGGGCGGTCAGGAGCTAAAGCCACTGCCTGGGGCAGCTCAGGGTGTGGGGGTGAGTCAGGGGCCACCCACCCCTGGAACCTCTGAGGCTTGGCAGATCCGGGTGCCAGCTTCAAAGCCTTGTGACTCAGGCTTGAATCCCCCCACCCTCACCCGATTCCCTCCAACCTTCTGTGGACAAGTGCCTAACACCGGGCCAGGCCAAAGGTAGTAAGGGCAGGGAAGGTTCTGTGGCTCACTGTCACGTGACCAACGGGGCAGCATGTTTAACCTTCCTCAATGTCGGAGGCCACATCTTTCAAAGGCATCTCAGAAGAAATGTCCCACCTGACAGATGCTGGGAGGCTTTGGGGCTGAGCCAACATAAGATCTGGCACAAGCAGGCTCTGCCAGCTGGCCTCTGTTCCTCATTTTGGGCTGCAGAATACATATGGGCCTCATGGTAGGGCACATTCCTGGAAAGGAAtagggtgtgcatgtgtgtgtgtgtgtgtgtgtgtgtgtgtgtgtgtgtgtaggggggacTTGTGTCATCTTCATGCTGTGGGCCAGATCCCCACAGGTAACCCCTCCACTGCTCTGGATGACCCCAACCGTCCAAGGCAAACATCCATCCTAGCTGGCTCCAGTCACCCGTGTTCACTTTAGGACACCATATAATGCCACTCTGGACAGAGATGTGTTGCGTTTCAGAAGACTTCTGGGCAAAGCTGTCTTCCTACAAAAGCCAAGCTTTCCCTTGGAGTCTGTGACCAGGGCCCAGCCTGGCATCTGGGTGAGGCAATTCACAAAATGCCCAGGCTGGCTGGCATCGGGCTTGCCAGGGTCTGACCCTGAGCTATCTTTCCTGCCTCATTCCTTCAGGGCTGATCTGGGTGCCCGAGGCTTTAGGGCAGTCCCTGGCACACAGCAGCCTTGCCGGCTCCCACCTCTCCGTGCACTCTGGGGCCGCccatcctttctcctttcttactTGATCTCTTCTGCTCATCTTTCAAGGCCCATTGCAGATGCTACCTCCCCCAGGAAGCATTCCAAACTCCATCCAAGCCAGGCG
This sequence is a window from Marmota flaviventris isolate mMarFla1 chromosome 10, mMarFla1.hap1, whole genome shotgun sequence. Protein-coding genes within it:
- the Edn2 gene encoding endothelin-2 isoform X2 produces the protein MASVPTTWCSVALALLVALHEGKGQAAATQEQPALSPHAQGAHLRFRRCSCSSWLDKECVYFCHLDIIWVNTPGQTAPYGLGNPPRRRRRSLPRRCECSSTKDSACATFCHQTPWDISAAKIRSARRQREATREPKPAHSRWRKR